Within the Bacillus pumilus genome, the region AGACAGTAGTCAATCTGAAGAAACAAAACAATCTTAAGTCTTGAAACCTCTGTATATGAATCATGCAGAGGTTTTTTTCTGTCTTAAAAAATCCCCCGCACTCGGCGGAGGATGGTTTAAAGGGCGGCAGGACCTTCTTCACCTGTCCGAATGTTGATTGTATTTTCTATCTCATATATAAAAATTTTCCCATCCCCTGGTTCGCCTGTACGAAGTACCTTTTGAGCTGTTTCAACGACCTGTTCGACAGGTACTTCGCTGAGGACGATTTCAATCTTTAAACGTTCGTACACATTGCTTTCCTTTTTGACGCCGCGATATAACTCTGTATGTCCCTTTTGTAAACCGCAGCCGTGTACATTCGAAAAGGTAATGGAAGTGACACCAATCTTTCCAAGCTCCACCTTTAATGTTTCGAAATTGGCTGGACGTGTGACAATCTCCACTTTATACATTTTGCTCATAGAGACACCCCTTTTTCTTTAATCTTGATAAGCTTTTTCCCCATGCATGGTTAAATCAAGACCCACTGATTCTTCTTCTTCGGTTGCGCGAATCTTAAAGAAGAGATTCACCACTTTGATGATCACGTATGTCACAACAGCTACAAAAGCATAGGTGGCCACAATAGCGACGACTTGCTTCCAAAGTAAGCTAGGATCTCCATAAAATAAGCCATTGGCTCCGCCGTCATTGACAGAGGTTGTTGCGAAAAGCCCTGTTGCAATACCTCCCCAAGTCCCGCCAATTCCGTGAAGTCCGAATGCATCTAGTGCATCGTCATAGCCAAATTTGGCTTTGAGCGAGAAAACTCCCCAGAAACATACGATGCCGCCGATAATTCCGATAATAATAGAAGCAAAAGGTGTGACAAAACCTGCGGCAGGTGTAATTGCCACAAGACCTGCGATGCCTCCAGATATTGCGCCGAGCATGGTCGGTTTTTTGTTGATCATCCACTCGACTAACAGCCAGCCGATGATTCCCGCAGCCGCAGCAGTATTGGTGTTAATAAAGGCATACATGGCGACACTGTCTAAGGTAAGGGCACTTCCAACGTTAAAGCCAAACCATCCGAACCAAATGACAGCTCCGCCAAGAAGAGTATAAATCAAATTGTGAGGGGAAGAGCTTGCTGCTTCTTTACGCTTCCCGAGCACAATCGCTACAACTAGACCTGCCACACCTGATGAAATGTGAACCACGTTTCCTCCAGCAAAGTCGAGCGCACCCATTTCGCCAATCCAACCGCCTCCCCATACCCAGTGTGCGACTGGCGCGTATACAAATGTGACCCAAAGGAGTGTAAACACGACGACCGCTGAGTAGCGAATTCGTTCAGCAAAGGCACCTGAAATGATGGCTGTTGTTAAGACGGCAAAGGTCATTTGGAACATCATAAACAATGAATGTGGGATCGTCTCACTGTAGGAACCAGGTTCAAAGCCAACGCCTTTTAGTCCAACCCAGTCTAAGCCTCCGATCCATGCATTGCCTGGTGCGAAAGCTAAGGAATAGCCAAACAAGATCCATACGATAGAAACGATCGCTAGTGAAGTTAAGCTGTGCATGGTTGTACTTAAGACGTTTTTACTTCTCACGAGTCCTCCGTAGAATAAGGCTAAACCCGGTGTCATTAACCACACGAGTAGTGCGCAGAAGAACATAAATACTGTATCACCCATTTGCATGCTGCATTCCCCCTGAATCATTCAGAATTAATTGATTTCTTAATTCTTCATTATAGAGAGAAAAGTCATATATAACATATTCATGTAAGTTAATCTTACATGGTTTTTGGTTATATTCAATATAAATGGATGAAAAGTTCGTGAAAAATGAGAAAAAACATACATTGAGCATGAAAAATAAAGGGCGTTTGACCTATAAAATGGAGCTGAGAAACAGCTTGGTTCGTTCCTCTCGAGGAGAATCGAACAATTCTGATGGGGTGCCTTCTTCAACAATACGACCTTCGTGCATATAGACGACACGATCGGCAACTTCTTTCGCAAAGCCCATTTCATGTGTGACGATCACCATCGTCATGCCTTCTTTTGCGAGACTTTTCATTGTTTGCAGTACCTCGCCTACAAGCTCTGGGTCGAGGGCAGACGTAGGTTCGTCAAATAACATGACATCTGGTTTCATGGCGAGTGCTCTTGCAATAGCCACACGCTGCTTTTGACCGCCTGATAGTTTAGAAGGGTATACATTGGCTTTATCCGCAAGTCCGACCTTTTCTAACAGGACATTGGCTTCTGATACAGCTTGATTCTTTTTTGTTTTTTTCACCATAACAGGCGCCTCGATGATGTTTTCAAGCACAGTTTTATGCGGAAAGAGGTTGAAATGTTGAAACACCATGCCTATTTTTTGCCGCATCTCGTTTAATTGATCGCGTTTTGGGTGAACTGGGCTGCCATCAATGATGATTTCCCCATCATTTTTGATTTCTAAAAAGTTCATACAGCGGAGCAAGGTGCTTTTTCCAGAGCCACTGGCACCAATTAAGACGACCACATCATTTTCGTAAACAGTGAGATCAATATCCTTTAAAACATGCAGTTCTCCGAAGTGTTTATTGAGTTTTTCAACACGAATGAGTTCCTTTGATTCTGTCATGTTTCTCCTCCTAATGGTCACTGACTGATAGTTTTTTCTCAAAGGTTTGGACAGCAAATGTTAACAGCAGGACAAGGACTAAGTAATAGACGGCTACAACAAGTAAATAGGTCATATTGTCAAAGCTGTTTGAGCCTTGGGTCGTGGCGACGTTAAATAGTTCATTGACGCTAATAAAGGCGGCGAGTGATGAATCTTTTAAGCCAATAATGAACTGGTTGCCAAGAGGGGGGAGGGCGCGCCGCATCGCTTGCGGGAGAATGATGCGTCTCATTGTTAGAAAACGTCCCATGCCAAGAGAGCGTCCAGCCTCTTTTTGCCCCTGATCGATTGATTGGATGGCGCCTCTAAATATTTCTGCTATATACGCTCCATTATGAAAGGCGAGCGCAATGGAAGCGGCCCAGAAGTCGGGGATATTTAATTCTGTCAGTCCAAAATATAGGATGAAGATTTGGACAATCAGTGGTGTGCCGCGTACAAGGAAGATATAGGCGTTGGCGATATAACCGAAGACAGCCACGCGTGATATTTTCAATAAAGCAAAGAAGAGCCCGATGAACATGCCAATGAAGATGCTGATCACAGTGAGTTGTAGGGTGAGCAGCATTCCTTCTAAAAAAATACTTCTTGAATCAATCAGCGTCTGAAAAAAATGTGATAGGGTAGGCAAAACAATCATCTCCATTTGAAGAAAGTGCGCCTAAAAAAGGCGCACAATCGTGGTTTTAATTTTGTTTGACCGTGATATCTTCATCAAAGTATTTCTCGCTAATTTGTTTGAATGTTCCGTCCTTTTTTAATGCGTCAATTGCATCGTTGATCTCTTTTATAAGCTGTTCATTTTCTTTAGATACAGCGATTGCCTGCTCACTTTGTCCGAGTCTTTCTTGCGCTTCAATCTTTAATTTTTTCTTCATGGCTTCTGCACCTGTGGCGAAATCCGTCACGACTGCATCGTGTTTTCCGTTGGCTAGTGCTTCTAAAGCGACGACATCACTGTCGTAATATTTTGGTTCCTGCCCGCTATGTTTCTTTGCGATATCAGCATAGGACGAGCCTTTAGATACAGCGATTTCTTTGCCTTTTAAATCATCAGCCTGCTCAATGTCTGCTCCTGGTCTTGTGAAAATTTGCGGACCAGAGTAGTAGTAGGGCTTAGAAAGAAGGACGTGTTTTTTTCGTTCCTCATTGATGGTATGACTTGCAACTGCCGCATCGAATTTTCCAGATTTCACACCTTCGACGATGCCTGCGAATTTATATTTCTTCTGTATAGGCTCGAGGCCTAGTTTGTCACTAATCGCATTGCCTACATCGATATCAAAGCCTGACATCTGATTTCCATCCATGTAACTGAACGGGTGAAATTCACCTGATGCTGCAAATATAAACTTCCCATCCTCCAAAATTGGCGACCCTTTCGCTGTAGAATTACGTTTATCTCCGTTCCCATTTGTTTCATTTGAACCACACGAAGACAGAAGTAATACTGCAACCGATAAAAGGGCTGGGACCCAAAACCGTCTTTTCTTAATAATAAGCTTCTCCTCCTTTTTAGCCGTTCTCCATATAAGGAGAAAGTAGGCTTTTGAATATGTGTAGCATCTTACCATTTGTTCCTCATATTCTCAATTTTATATGTGTTTTTCCAACACTCGCCCTTTTTAAAATGTATGTCTTGCTTTTCCAAGAGAGAACTTGAATTCATCAGGGTAAAAAAGGGAAATGAATCTCATAATAACGGAAGGATTGGCAAAAAACATGCTAGATCACAAAGAGGGGGGTAGGTGTATGAAGAAGTGGAGAGACAACCGAAAAGTCTTTTTAACTGCAATTGCCTTTGGGACAATGTTAAATCCGTTGAATTCCTCAATGATTTCTTTGGCCTTGCATCAAATTCAGCATGAATTCGGTTTGTCATTTACGACTGTATCTTGGCTGATTTCGTCTTTTTATTTAGCTAGTGCGGTGACGCAGCCGGTGAGCGGCCGGATTGGGGATCATGTGATGAGCCGGAGAACATTATTTTTATTCGGACTAGGTCTTGTGGCGGTCTCAGCTATCTGTGCGCCGTTTGCCCCGACGTTTGCGGTGCTGATTGTGATCCGGCTGTTGCAGGCAATTGGGAGCAGTGCCATTTATCCTTCTGGTGTCGGACTTATTCGGGATCATATCCAAGAAAAGCAGGCATCGGCGTTAGCTGTATTGTCCATTTTTGCTTCGGCGATGACGGCGCTTGGCCCGACACTTGGCGGCTTTTTGATGACGATCGGCGGCTGGCCAGCGATCTTTTTAGTGAATCTGCCTTTTATTTTGATTAGCTTCTTTCTTGGACTATCTTTGTTTCCGAAGGAACAAAAAAAGAGAAAGCTACGTATAGGTGAAACGGTACGAAAGCTCGATTTGCCAGGGATGCTTCTTTTTACCGTTTGTATTGTCCTTTTGCTTTCGTTTTTATTATCACTAGGTCATGGCATTCAATATGTACAGGGGGTTCTTTGTCTCTTGAGTGCAGGCGCTTTTATTTGGTGGGAGTATCAGGTGGATGAACCGTTTATTCAAATTCGGATGTTCAGACAGGAGCAGCGGCTGTCACTTGTGTATGTGCAATTTATCATTTTAAATATCTTTTTCTATTGTCTTTTCTTTGGTTTGCCGAGCTATTTCCAGGATGAATTAGGCTGGCGTGTGGAAATGACAGGTCTTTTTATGCTTTGCATGTCTGGGGTGAGCATCATTATCTCTCCGCTGACGGGAAAGTGGGTGGACCGAGGGGATGAACGTCATCCGGTATTAGCCAGTGCGGTATTGATGCTGGCTGGAGCCTCTGCGATGACCTTCTTTTTTATTCCGGCACCATTATGGGGAAAAGGGCTAGTTCTAGCTTTGCTTGGACTTAGTTATGGGATTGGAAATGTTGCGCTGCAAGCAGCGATGCTCAAGGCAAGTCCTCAGCATATGATTGGCACGTCCTCTGGGCTTTTTCAAACATGCCGCTACCTTGGTTCTATTCTTTCGTCTGCTGTTCTCGGTATGCTGTTTGGAGACGAAATTGCTGGTCCGCATTTTGAGCAGTTAGGCTGGACGCTGATCATTATTTCCCTTACCGGCATCGGTGTCAGTCTTTATTTTTCGAACAAGGTCAAAGAAGGACGGTCAATAAAAAAAGCGGTGCGATAAGTGGAAGAAGAATCTTCATCACGTTATCGCAAACCGCTTAAGAGTTAGACAGGTCAGAGCCCTGATCCTTTTGCTTCCTTCTGAATATTTTTCCTTCAATTGTCTCATAGAAAGTGACGATGCGATCAATTGGAGAGTCAAAGAACTTCCATAATTTATTCATGATAAACACGACCACAATCGATACAATCAAGCTGCCTAAAACATCTAATGGATAATGGTGACCGACCCAGATGCGGGAGAATCCTGTGAGTAATCCAAAGACGAGCAAGATGTTACCAAGCTTTTTATTACGAGATCGAATGGCAAGTGAAAGAGCCAGTGCACCTGTTGTATGGTCACTTGGGAAGGAAGCGTCTGCTGAGTGCGGAATGAGTGTGTCAACTTTATGCGCCACAAACGGCCGCTCCTCATAATGAAACAGTGTAATGGCAAAATTGACGATAAGTGCCGCGATGCCTGTTACACCAGAAAAGAAGACATGCTTCTTAAATTTGTGATTACCTAAAAACCAGCAAATCAATAAAACAAGGGCATACACAAGAAGGGCCTTTTTCGTAATGAAAATCATGGCCTGATCTAAAAACTCAGAATGATGAGCCATCCCGTGTATCAATTTAAACAGTTCGTAATTCAAAACATCACCTATACCTTCGCTTAATGCCAACTATTTTTCAAATAATCGTCTATTTGAAACATCCTATATTTTAGCATGTTTCCGTTGAAGTTTAAAATAGAATCCTATTCTGATAGGGAGACCTTCTGTGCTTTTGCTTCTTGGGGCTTTCGTTCGCTCCAATAAAAAACAATCATACTGAGCAAGACAACAATACCTGCAATGAGATATACATTTGAAAAATCGGTGAAGCTGACAAGAAGACCAAATACAAATGAGCCAGCAGCAATCCCCGTATCATATAAAGTGAAGAAAGTAGCCGTCGCATAGCCTGTACGGTGAGCTGGCGAATGCTGAATGGCAAGTGTTTGTAAACATGGTACTAGTGATCCATAGCCAAGTCCAATGACACCACCTGATAAAAGAAGCATTGTAGCTGAATGTGTAGCTGTCAGCATCCATAAACCAATCGCAAAAAGAGCAATCGAAGGATAGATCACAATGTGAGGTCCTACTCGGTCAAAAAGTCTGCCTGTAAATGGACGTGATCCAAGCATTGCTGCCGCAAACACAATAAAGAAATAACTGCTTGCCCCCATCAAGTCAAGGGAATTGGCATAGACTGAAATAAATGAAATGATCGGCGAATAACAGAAGGAAATAATGATACCGACTGCTGCTGTTTTTAATGCACCTTTTTCAAACAAGTGAGAAAAAGTAAATCGGAAGACGACACTACCCCCATCTTCAAGCTCTGGCTGTCTGATTAGCATCGTAAAAGCGGCACCAATGGTAACGATAATGGAGAAAAGAAGGAATAAGGAATGGAATCCTACTTTTCCTACTTGATTCAATGCAATAAATGGACCGATAACCACAGCAAGGTTCATGGACATGACAAAGTAGCCGAGTCCTTCCCCGCGTTTATGTTTTGGAATCATATCTGCTGCTATGGCACTGGTTACTGTCGTCAAAATGCTAAAAAAGATGCCCTGCACGAAACGCAGCATGAGAAGTGTTTGGAATTGATCAATTGGGATGTATAAATAAGTGAGTAAGGCAAATGCCGTTGATGAGAAAATCGCCATCCGTTTTTTACCGAATTTCTCAATAATCGCTCCAGAAAACGGTCTTGTCACAATGGCGGACAATAAGAAGACCGTCACAAGAAGACCACCCTGTGATTCTGTTCCATTGAGTTCATCCATTGTGTAAATAGGCAGCAAGGTCAAAAGGGCATAAAAAGAGGTGAACGTAAATAAATTCACCAGAACAATCATGATAAAGTCTCTCGTCCAAATGCGTTCGTTCATGATGTATCACTTCCTATTCAGTTGATAATTTGTGTAAAAGTGTATGGAGGAGTTGTTTTTCTTCGTGGGTGAAATCTGCAAGACATTCTTCTTCAAATTGTTCCATCGTACGTTTGATTTCTTCAAATCGGGCCTTAGCATCATCTGTCATCACGATCAGGTTTTCACGTTTGTCTTTTCCTTGTACCCGTTGCACCCAGCCATTTGCTTCTAGACGGGTTACGGTTCGGGTAATGGTTGGAGCTTCGACGTTCAAGTATGTCCAAATGTCTTTTTGGGTTTTCGGGCCGAATGTATCCAAACAAAAAAGTACAGTCCATTGGGACATGTACAAATCATAAGCAGCAAGCGCTTCGTTCGCCTTTTTAGACAGCAATCTGGCGCTTTGGTGTATTTGATGTAAACACTCTCTATTTAACGTATCCATATGCTCACCTTTATTAAATATTTAGCTAGGTAAATAAAATCACCTTTTCTATTTTACGTGCTCGACCCATTCTTGTAAAGTGAAAATTTTCGCCACTCG harbors:
- a CDS encoding transporter substrate-binding domain-containing protein gives rise to the protein MVRCYTYSKAYFLLIWRTAKKEEKLIIKKRRFWVPALLSVAVLLLSSCGSNETNGNGDKRNSTAKGSPILEDGKFIFAASGEFHPFSYMDGNQMSGFDIDVGNAISDKLGLEPIQKKYKFAGIVEGVKSGKFDAAVASHTINEERKKHVLLSKPYYYSGPQIFTRPGADIEQADDLKGKEIAVSKGSSYADIAKKHSGQEPKYYDSDVVALEALANGKHDAVVTDFATGAEAMKKKLKIEAQERLGQSEQAIAVSKENEQLIKEINDAIDALKKDGTFKQISEKYFDEDITVKQN
- a CDS encoding undecaprenyl-diphosphatase, with protein sequence MNYELFKLIHGMAHHSEFLDQAMIFITKKALLVYALVLLICWFLGNHKFKKHVFFSGVTGIAALIVNFAITLFHYEERPFVAHKVDTLIPHSADASFPSDHTTGALALSLAIRSRNKKLGNILLVFGLLTGFSRIWVGHHYPLDVLGSLIVSIVVVFIMNKLWKFFDSPIDRIVTFYETIEGKIFRRKQKDQGSDLSNS
- a CDS encoding amino acid ABC transporter ATP-binding protein, which translates into the protein MTESKELIRVEKLNKHFGELHVLKDIDLTVYENDVVVLIGASGSGKSTLLRCMNFLEIKNDGEIIIDGSPVHPKRDQLNEMRQKIGMVFQHFNLFPHKTVLENIIEAPVMVKKTKKNQAVSEANVLLEKVGLADKANVYPSKLSGGQKQRVAIARALAMKPDVMLFDEPTSALDPELVGEVLQTMKSLAKEGMTMVIVTHEMGFAKEVADRVVYMHEGRIVEEGTPSELFDSPREERTKLFLSSIL
- a CDS encoding ammonium transporter; this encodes MQMGDTVFMFFCALLVWLMTPGLALFYGGLVRSKNVLSTTMHSLTSLAIVSIVWILFGYSLAFAPGNAWIGGLDWVGLKGVGFEPGSYSETIPHSLFMMFQMTFAVLTTAIISGAFAERIRYSAVVVFTLLWVTFVYAPVAHWVWGGGWIGEMGALDFAGGNVVHISSGVAGLVVAIVLGKRKEAASSSPHNLIYTLLGGAVIWFGWFGFNVGSALTLDSVAMYAFINTNTAAAAGIIGWLLVEWMINKKPTMLGAISGGIAGLVAITPAAGFVTPFASIIIGIIGGIVCFWGVFSLKAKFGYDDALDAFGLHGIGGTWGGIATGLFATTSVNDGGANGLFYGDPSLLWKQVVAIVATYAFVAVVTYVIIKVVNLFFKIRATEEEESVGLDLTMHGEKAYQD
- a CDS encoding MFS transporter — encoded protein: MKKWRDNRKVFLTAIAFGTMLNPLNSSMISLALHQIQHEFGLSFTTVSWLISSFYLASAVTQPVSGRIGDHVMSRRTLFLFGLGLVAVSAICAPFAPTFAVLIVIRLLQAIGSSAIYPSGVGLIRDHIQEKQASALAVLSIFASAMTALGPTLGGFLMTIGGWPAIFLVNLPFILISFFLGLSLFPKEQKKRKLRIGETVRKLDLPGMLLFTVCIVLLLSFLLSLGHGIQYVQGVLCLLSAGAFIWWEYQVDEPFIQIRMFRQEQRLSLVYVQFIILNIFFYCLFFGLPSYFQDELGWRVEMTGLFMLCMSGVSIIISPLTGKWVDRGDERHPVLASAVLMLAGASAMTFFFIPAPLWGKGLVLALLGLSYGIGNVALQAAMLKASPQHMIGTSSGLFQTCRYLGSILSSAVLGMLFGDEIAGPHFEQLGWTLIIISLTGIGVSLYFSNKVKEGRSIKKAVR
- a CDS encoding P-II family nitrogen regulator encodes the protein MSKMYKVEIVTRPANFETLKVELGKIGVTSITFSNVHGCGLQKGHTELYRGVKKESNVYERLKIEIVLSEVPVEQVVETAQKVLRTGEPGDGKIFIYEIENTINIRTGEEGPAAL
- a CDS encoding MarR family winged helix-turn-helix transcriptional regulator; translated protein: MDTLNRECLHQIHQSARLLSKKANEALAAYDLYMSQWTVLFCLDTFGPKTQKDIWTYLNVEAPTITRTVTRLEANGWVQRVQGKDKRENLIVMTDDAKARFEEIKRTMEQFEEECLADFTHEEKQLLHTLLHKLSTE
- a CDS encoding MFS transporter, with protein sequence MNERIWTRDFIMIVLVNLFTFTSFYALLTLLPIYTMDELNGTESQGGLLVTVFLLSAIVTRPFSGAIIEKFGKKRMAIFSSTAFALLTYLYIPIDQFQTLLMLRFVQGIFFSILTTVTSAIAADMIPKHKRGEGLGYFVMSMNLAVVIGPFIALNQVGKVGFHSLFLLFSIIVTIGAAFTMLIRQPELEDGGSVVFRFTFSHLFEKGALKTAAVGIIISFCYSPIISFISVYANSLDLMGASSYFFIVFAAAMLGSRPFTGRLFDRVGPHIVIYPSIALFAIGLWMLTATHSATMLLLSGGVIGLGYGSLVPCLQTLAIQHSPAHRTGYATATFFTLYDTGIAAGSFVFGLLVSFTDFSNVYLIAGIVVLLSMIVFYWSERKPQEAKAQKVSLSE
- a CDS encoding amino acid ABC transporter permease, giving the protein MEMIVLPTLSHFFQTLIDSRSIFLEGMLLTLQLTVISIFIGMFIGLFFALLKISRVAVFGYIANAYIFLVRGTPLIVQIFILYFGLTELNIPDFWAASIALAFHNGAYIAEIFRGAIQSIDQGQKEAGRSLGMGRFLTMRRIILPQAMRRALPPLGNQFIIGLKDSSLAAFISVNELFNVATTQGSNSFDNMTYLLVVAVYYLVLVLLLTFAVQTFEKKLSVSDH